A genomic stretch from Theropithecus gelada isolate Dixy chromosome 2, Tgel_1.0, whole genome shotgun sequence includes:
- the LOC112617694 gene encoding uncharacterized protein LOC112617694 yields the protein MYPLRADRRAMLSELRARPAPLLLLTSVLSETLAAKGDHISFVIGPFRPRLGPPSDPEPRGWRLLSGALESVEPATAPRGELGSRVANAAGSRPRHLLSETNRRSGRGWPRPRCAYRALLSPCPGLLGLCTTPPIRVACARARPLFLCFAASSSSSSSSSSSLQYAGYWD from the coding sequence ATGTACCCGCTCCGCGCGGACCGTCGTGCAATGCTATCCGAGCTCCGCGCGCGCCCTgcgcccctcctcctcctcacgtCCGTCCTCTCTGAAACCTTGGCAGCGAAGGGGGATcacatttcctttgtcattgGGCCATTTCGCCCTCGCCTTGGTCCCCCCTCCGATCCCGAGCCTCGGGGATGGAGGCTCCTCTCAGGCGCGCTGGAATCAGTGGAACCGGCAACAGCCCCGCGCGGCGAGCTCGGGAGCCGCGTGGCCAACGCCGCCGGCTCGCGCCCGCGTCATCTTCTTTCTGAAACGAATCGCCGATCCGGACGCGGGTGGCCTCGGCCGCGCTGCGCCTACCGGGCTTTGCTCTCGCCGTGCCCCGGCCTCCTGGGGCTTTGCACAACTCCCCCAATTCGGgttgcgtgcgcgcgcgcgcgccccctctttctctgctttgccgcctcttcctcctcctcctcctcctcctcctcttctcttcagTACGCCGGTTATTGGGACTGA